TCCCTTCCGTCGGCGGCTGGTCCCTTGGCCGCGGCTTTTCTCGCTTGACCAACGACGCGACGGCCCTCGCTCAACGTGAACGAGGGTCGGCGTTTGTCTAGCGCAGAAATTAATTATAACCCGCAAACAGCGCTGATGTCAATAAAAGCTGCTATTTGAGGCTCATAGGCCCGGTAGGACGGTCCGTTTCAGCTTGGCCAGATCGGGCCGGGGATAGGCCAGCACACTGTGTTTCAATCCCAGCGAGAGGAGCATCTCGGCGTGCTTGACGGCGACCTTGGCCGGGTTGATCACCGGGGCGGCCAGTTGCCCGCGGGCGGCCTCGTCCAGCAATTGAAAGGCCATCGACATGCAGCCCATCAGGATGACCGAGGCGCCCTCGCGGATCGCCTCGCGGCCTTCGCGGATGAAGGACTCGGCCAGCCGGTCGCGGCCTACCCGCTCGTCGATCATCTCTTCCACGCTGACCTCGACCGACCGTAGCGAGGCCAGCCGTCCTTCGGCCCCATTGCGGCGGAGGATCATCCGGGTCTCGGGAAAGGCCGACTCGCCGATGGTGATCAGGCCGAAACGGTCCCCAAGGGTCGAAGCTACGGCCAACGAGGTCTCGAGCGGACCGACGACCGGGACCTCGAGCAACTCCCGCAGGGAGAACAGGCCCGGGTCGTCGGCGCAACCGATGATCACGGCATCGTACCGTCCCCGGTCCCTGACCACCCGGTTGAGCATCCCCCTGACGCTCAGGTCCCCCTCGATGGATGACTCGATCGAGGCCGGCCCCTCGTCGACGTCGTCGACGATGACCTTGTTCTGAGGGTTGGTCAGGAAGGAGTTGGCCAGCCCCTCGCGCCTGGCCTTCTCGGCGGCCGGGGCCCCGGTGCCGGGCATGAGATAGAGGATCCGAGCCATCACGGCGCCTCCCTTCAGGACCAGACTTCCTTGAGCACGCGGATGGTGTTGCCGCCGACCGCCTTTTGGATGTCCTCATCCGTGTAGCCGTGCTTGACCAGCCAGCGGACGATGTTGTGGGAGGCTTCGGTCGGGTTCTCGAGGCCCTTGATGTACTCGATCTCCTCGAACCCTTCGCCGGAGGAGGCCTTGATCGACATGGCCTTGGTGAACAGGTGGTGAAGCCCGACGTGATCGCCGTACAGGGCGTCCGGGCCGAAGGTGACGT
The genomic region above belongs to Bacillota bacterium and contains:
- a CDS encoding aspartate/glutamate racemase family protein; the protein is MARILYLMPGTGAPAAEKARREGLANSFLTNPQNKVIVDDVDEGPASIESSIEGDLSVRGMLNRVVRDRGRYDAVIIGCADDPGLFSLRELLEVPVVGPLETSLAVASTLGDRFGLITIGESAFPETRMILRRNGAEGRLASLRSVEVSVEEMIDERVGRDRLAESFIREGREAIREGASVILMGCMSMAFQLLDEAARGQLAAPVINPAKVAVKHAEMLLSLGLKHSVLAYPRPDLAKLKRTVLPGL